A portion of the Psilocybe cubensis strain MGC-MH-2018 chromosome 10, whole genome shotgun sequence genome contains these proteins:
- a CDS encoding Flap endonuclease GEN-like 1 yields MGINGLSKAIKPIEERASLYESASKYPAIMVFVYDGPGRPALKRGRRVQNSPPFWTAPSMDIVQAFGYYVHQAPGEAEAELAMLNQHGLLDAVITSDSDVFVFGATTVYRTIPAKTRRFEDEIAVYTAENISNVIGLTKKGLILVALLCGGDYDAVGLDGCGPATALGLAKCGYGESLIQIVQTFHGERLTAAIAQWRLDLQKELFSNSSGHLRGKERSLAKSIPDSFPSLDTLSLYLEPVVSAGASSHLAPVYDFRHREPSLNRLVMVSSTHLGWNTEEIIKDKFKRNVWEGVFLQMLYSKFILYDHTQQILATPNIQARLFNRKIANRAGRMAPNTSRYQARLLVSAQNFIALMNPSFQSSTNSDTFRAWVHIDALPERLLQELSGDTKTTQKADKSRVMFVEGSSGDSSQQAAAFPEPTKHHRGGILEALDHMMKGEYASSTTRSLLIDPNVIDLTEDSDHEKRSISIPSSLPETECSIIDLT; encoded by the exons ATGGGAATAAATGGACTTTCAAAG GCGATTAAACCCATTGAGGAAAGAGCATCTCTATACGAGAGTGCCTCTAAG TATCCTGCTATCATGGTCTTTGTGTACGATGGACCGGGACGTCCAGCACTCAAGCGTGGTCGTCGTGTCCAAAATTCTCCACCATTCTGGACAGCTCCCTCTATGGACATAGTACAAGCGTTTGGATATTATGTCCACCAG GCACCCGGTGAGGCTGAGGCCGAGCTTGCTATGCTCAATCAACACGGCCTCCTTGATGCAGTCATCACAAGTGACAGTgatgtttttgtgtttggaGCGACTACAGTCTATCGCAC CATCCCGGCCAAAACAAGACGttttgaagatgaaattgCTGTATACACGGCTGAAAACATATCAAATGTTATAGGACTAACAAAGAAAGGTCTCATTTTAGTGGCACTACTTTGTGGAGGAGACTATGACGCAGTAGGACTCGACGGATGCGGTCCAGCTACTGCTCTTGGCCTCGCAAAATGCGGATACGGTGAAAGTCTGATTCAAATAGTTCAAACTTTTCACGGAGAGCGATTGACTGCTGCCATTGCTCAATGGCGTTTGGACCTTCAAAAGGAACTTTTCTCAAACTCCAGTGGACATCTGAGAGGAAAGGAGCGATCACTGGCCAAAAGCATTCCTGATTCTTTTCCCAGCCTTGATACACTCTCACTCTACTTGGAACCTGTAGTATCTGCCGGTGCTTCGTCCCATCTTGCTCCTGTTTATGACTTTAGGCACAGAGAACCATCTTTGAATCGTCTTGTTATGGTGTCATCGACTCATCTGGGGTGGAATACAGAAGAAATTATAAAGGACAAGTTCAAGAGAAATGTATGGGAAGGTGTCTTTCTGCAGATGCTATACTCG AAGTTTATTCTTTACGACCACACCCAGCAGATCCTTGCCACACCCAATATTCAAGCACGTTTATTCAACCGTAAAATTGCTAATCGAGCTGGTCGTATGGCACCAAATACTTCTAGATACCAAGCCAGATTATTGGTATCGGCACAAAACTTCATCGCATTGATGAACCCCTCATTTCAGTCGTCTACTAATTCGGACACATTTCGAGCTTGGGTCCATATAGATGCCTTACCGGAAAGATTGCTTCAAG AGCTATCTGGGGATACTAAAACCACACAAAAAGCTGACAAGTCTCGGGTCATGTTTGTTGAAGGATCTTCTGGAGATAGCAGCCAACAAGCAGCTGCATTTCCAGAGCCAACCAAGCATCATCGGGGCGGAATTCTTGAAGCCTTGGACCATATGATG AAGGGAGAATATGCATCCTCAACTACAAGATCCCTGTTGATTGATCCCAATGTCATCGACTTGACAGAAGATTCTGACCATGAGAAGAGATCTATATCTATCCCATCTTCGCTGCCTGAAACTGAATGCTCAATAATTGATTTGACTTAG
- a CDS encoding Flap endonuclease GEN-like protein 1 (Flap endonuclease GEN homolog 1), whose amino-acid sequence MDGTSFEPDPLLSEHNDLLYPSRTLDGTVVSTLEEYSAALDTIRRKERLREACSNLHLSVPKSANLERLRSALKLYWFPLDSSADTAPTTINTVNEATENQADIEDQHLSAQSHNIIDDGALISHFSVEGAAADEILGYDEDNELLDEDDEFGEDLDNNEDDIMDTSDDFEQFVTQTRVDEAKRSEKNRRAGGVKTQSAVVRDWKMFCRQALDKGEIQDDIVDCHHLLLYIRHSAERPKRTRKGLDIPGTYLGASQLKKLYFGALRIRKMQEALDPTLEKTRPAKSIHVWDCIKGRMNEALNRSRNGLIPGEDAPDIVANTFLASVTEEQMAKIGGGFLMHREYNSLWVELDEIFQVRSVINGHLAWAAQNASGNRGDDFRALKLAELQPYVFLHPNKETAVECVLGLQGEEKAAANRGLRTKVNPVYTVFIAHKDPTICPLGAFAFYHHFIHDVKKLTEELDVDWSINKSWRQVRVLHGKTSPTTPYHEQSLYNLYVKAFSQANFISKIKAHLPRHILGYSQEKMGVDGVHTSRLGWVRGETYFDTYAPAIPKEAVLGAHGYKTHEVYDPLWRRVHVPEAFLNLVCPIAEDIHAKIVGRANLSGAANYWAMCGAAIYQKYPESALFRLPALANPQVQHWMKTEYPTSLAHLQANAGSTVDLERIQNNLLRLSLEEMRALLATQAAELKEMRLLIQRRTDVLSPTKGFSNLSYQHSLNVSKVPQPVFTLAVPESPLANKSAGHSATKNSDDTGIYVLNAPNDSKQPGSPLRAFANGSPKVSSESRSRTQVDLVLPHVDAFSNPGGPQLFWPPVLGQKSVTWEQVFRLIKRPELLWDAWCPSKTLNKYTLNEQWTCYNSGEPVFNASGTQTGIKPPLQQVELHFQSAWRTKPAARKAWQRFREIPEFIHSESTLRGVSPQIVIEELEKSATGGNGRVKGLSAITDEIYAQRIAKAQASKDTIKEAESRISILSTALDHRESSGKIAMKLGVDISTLMSECVAALQGPTISGQFYGGALHILFMKMCEFIKYPLTLVFVYDGPGRPLIKRGTNVRVNQSPFWTNPSKDIIRAFGYHIHQAPGEAEAELAMLNRRGLIDGIITNDSDVFVFGAQTVYRTIPTKERHFEDEMIAYTYSHLLDLGLTSGGLVLFALVCGGDYDCAGLKGFGPSHAHALASCGFGDQLVKAFQTLSGVALQDFLNHWRTEIKHELLTNSHGHLHSRSPVLSERLTESFPDLDILDLYLNPLTSAPGQKFQPWILQEPSVPGLIDVSSTHLGWRSEDVLRKRFKAKPLILYDSSRKLFATPNTQALVLTCKLLKRKGCVQPNASELHARLLVSAQNFVTLMGFHSNQSNEVDQFRVWVPRSILPQELHTTVEGSQSVTRMKINPSRRRRPSSSSSTMEEQNNSIRHFEVIDLTDETEVSNIQSTSNVIDLTQD is encoded by the exons ATGGATGGTACTTCTTTTGAGCCTGATCCCCTACTTTCTGAACACAATGATTTGCTTTATCCATCCCGGACCTTGGATGGCACAGTTGTCTCAACTCTTGAAGAGTACTCTGCAGCACT TGACACTATACGACGGAAAGAGCGTTTGAGGGAAGCATGCAGCAACCTCCATCTTTCAGTCCCTAAAAGTGCTAATTTAGAGCGCCTTCGTTCAGCTCTCAAATTATACTG GTTTCCGCTGGATAGCAGTGCCGATACTGCACCTACTACTATCAATACTGTGAATGAAGCCACCGAAAATCAAGCTGACATTGAAGATCAACATCTTTCCGCACAATCCCACAATATCATTGACGATGGAGCTCTTATTTCACACTTTTCGGTTGAAGGTGCAGCAGCTGATGAAATACTAGGATACGACGAGGACAATGAGTTacttgatgaggatgatgaatttGGAGAAGATCTCGACAACAATGAAGACGACATCATGGATACTAGCGATGACTTTGAACAATTTGTTACTCAGACACGGGTTGACGAGGCTAAAAGATCGGAGAAAAATCGACGAGCAGGTGGCGTAAAAACACAGTCGGCAGTTGTAAGAGACTGGAAG ATGTTTTGTCGCCAAGCATTGGACAAGGGTGAAATTCAAGATGACATAGTTGACTGTCATCATCTGCTCCTGTATATTCGACATTCAGCAGAGCGTCCAAAGCGTACTCGCAAGGGTCTTGATATTCCGGGTACTTATCTTGGTGCT TCCCAGTTGAAGAAACTCTACTTTGGTGCATTACGGATTCGAAAAATGCAAGAGGCCCTCGATCCAACACTTGAAAAAACTCGGCCCGCTAAGTCTATTCACGTTTGGGACTGTATAAAAGGAAGGATGAATGAAGCCTTAAATCGTAGTCGAAA TGGCTTAATTCCAGGAGAGGATGCTCCTGATATTGTTGCCAACACGTTTCTGGCAAGTGTAACCGAAGAGCAAATGGCCAAAATAGGTGGAGGGTTTTTGATGCATCGGGAAT ACAATTCACTTTGGGTTGAGCTTGATGAGATCTTCCAAGTGCGATCTGTCATTAATGGACATCTTGCATGGGCAGCCCAAAATGCTTCTGGGAATCGAGGAGACGACTTTCGTGCACTCAAACTTGCGGAACTACAACCATATGTTTTTCTTCACCCCAATAAAGAAACTGCAGTTGAATGTGTCCTGGGACTTCAAGGCGAAGAGAAAGCTGCTGCTAACCGTGGATTGCGTACAAAAGTTAATCCGGTTTACACAGTATTTATTGCACATAAAGATCCAACAATATGCCCGCTTGGTGCCTTTGCGTTTTATCATCATTTCATCCATGATGTAAAGAAGCTTACCGAAGAACTTGATGTTGATTGGTCAATCAACAAAAGTTGGAGACAAGTCCGTGTTTTGCATGGCAAGACTTCTCCAACAACCCCTTACCACGAACAGAGTTTGTATAACCTTTACGTCAAGGCCTTCTCACAGGCCAattttatttcaaaaatCAAGGCTCACCTTCCTCGCCATATTCTTGGTTATAGCCAAGAGAAGATGGG CGTCGATGGGGTACACACATCAAGATTGGGATGGGTTCGTGGTGAAACATACTTTGATACATACGCTCCAGCAATTCCAAAAGAG GCCGTTCTCGGTGCTCATGGATACAAAACACATGAAGTATATGACCCTCTGTGGCGACGTGTCCATGTTCCAGAGGCATTTTTAAACTTGGTATGCCCTATCGCCGAGGATATTCATGCCAAAATTGTGGGAAGAGCCAATTTGTCGGGTGCAGCCAATTATTGGGCAATG TGTGGTGCTGCAATTTACCAGAAGTATCCTGAATCCGCATTATTTCGGCTTCCAGCTTTAGCAAATCCCCAGGTCCAACACTGGATGAAAACCGAGTATCCAACAAGCCTTGCTCACTTACAAGCTAACGCAGGAAGTACAGTGGATTTGGAACGTATACAAAACAACCTTCTTCGCCTATCTCTTGAAGAAATGAGGGCGCTTTTAGCAACCCAGGCAGCAGAATTGAAGGAAATGCGTCTTTTAATTCAGCGCCGTACTGATGTTCTTTCTCCAACCAAGGGATTCTCAAATTTGTCATATCAACATAGTTTAAACGTCTCCAAAG TCCCGCAACCTGTATTTACGCTAGCTGTGCCAGAGAGTCCACTGGCTAACAAATCTGCCGGTCATAGTGCTACTAAAAATAGCGATGATACGGGAATTTATGTTTTGAATGCTCCAAATGATAGCAAACAACCGGGAAGCCCACTTCGCGCCTTTGCAAATGGATCACCAAAGGTTTCTTCTGAATCCCGTTCGCGGACACAAGTTGATCTTGTATTGCCCCATGTTGACGCTTTCTCAAACCCTG GTGGACCACAACTGTTTTGGCCGCCTGTTCTTGGTCAGAAATCAGTGACGTGGGAGCAAGTCTTTAGACTTATCAAGCGACCCGAACTGTTATGGGATGCATGGTGTCCATCAAAGACCCTTAACAAATATACACTCAATGAACAGTGGACATGTTACAATTCTGGCGAGCCGGTTTTTAATGCTTCGGGTACTCAGACAGGTATCAAGCCTCCACTTCAGCAAGTTGAGCTGCACTTTCAGTCAGCATGGCGAACTAAACCAGCA GCACGTAAGGCGTGGCAGCGCTTTCGCGAAATTCCGGAGTTTATTCATTCCGAGTCTACTTTACGTGGTGTATCCCCACAAATTGTAATCGAAGAGCTTGAAAAATCTGCTACAGGGGGCAATGGCAGAGTGAAGGGACTCTCAGCAATCACTGATGAAATCTATGCACAACGCATAGCAAAGGCGCAAGCATCAAAAGAT ACAATCAAAGAAGCGGAAAGCAGGATCTCAATTCTCTCTACTGCTCTTGACCATCGAGAGAGTTCCGGAAAAATTGCGATGAAGCTTGGGGTTGATATAAG CACACTTATGAGCGAGTGTGTTGCAGCACTACAGGGACCAACAATCAGTGGCCAATTCTATGGCGGTGCACTGCACATTCTATTCATGAAAATGTGTGAATTCATCAAATATCCCTTGACTCTAGTATTTGTTTATGATGGCCCTGGTCGACCTCTCATAAAACGCGGGACTAATGTTCGTGTAAACCAAAGCCCATTTTGGACCAATCCAtctaaagatatcattcggGCATTCGGATATCACATACACCAG GCGCCCGGAGAGGCTGAAGCGGAATTAGCTATGCTAAACCGTAGAGGATTGATTGATGGAATCATCACTAACGATAGTGATGTTTTTGTCTTTGGCGCACAAACAGTATACCGCAC CATTCCAACCAAGGAAAGACATTTTGAAGATGAAATGATTGCCTACACGTACTCGCATCTTTTGGATTTAGGATTAACATCCGGTGGACTTGTTTTATTTGCCCTAGTCTGTGGTGGCGATTACGATTGCGCGGGTCTCAAAGGATTTGGGCCGTCCCATGCACATGCTCTTGCATCGTGcggatttggggatcagcTTGTCAAAGCATTCCAGACGTTAAGCGGTGTTGCTCTTCAGGATTTTCTCAACCACTGGCGCACAGAAATCAAGCATGAATTATTGACAAATTCCCATGGCCATCTACATAGCCGTTCACCTGTCCTGTCCGAACGTCTCACAGAATCTTTCCCCGACCTTGACATTCTTGATCTTTACTTGAATCCACTAACTTCTGCCCCAGGTCAAAAATTTCAACCGTGGATTTTACAAGAGCCATCAGTTCCCGGCCTAATTGATGTTTCGTCGACACACTTGGGATGGCGATCCGAGGATGTACTCAGGAAAAGGTTCAAAGCCAAG CCCCTCATATTATACGACTCTTCCCGGAAACTTTTCGCTACGCCAAATACCCAAGCTTTGGTTCTGACCTGTAAATTGCTCAAGCGCAAAGGCTGTGTACAACCCAACGCTTCAGAGTTACATGCCCGATTGCTTGTGTCGGCTCAGAACTTCGTCACATTGATGGGTTTCCACTCAAACCAATCCAATGAGGTTGACCAATTTCGAGTCTGGGTTCCTCGGAGTATTTTGCCCCAGGAGTTACATACTACAGTCGAAG GTTCTCAATCCGTAACAAGAATGAAGATAAATCCCAGTCGAAGGCGCAgacccagcagcagcagctccacGATGGAAGAACAAAACAATTCCATTCGGCATTTTGAGGTCATTGATTTGACTGACGAGACCGAGGTCTCGAACATTCAATCTACATCCAATGTTATTGATCTGACTCAGGATTAA
- a CDS encoding Flap endonuclease GEN-like protein 1 (Flap endonuclease GEN homolog 1), translated as MDGTSFEPDPLLSEHNDLLYPSRTLDGTVVSTLEEYSAALDTIRRKERLREACSNLHLSVPKSANLERLRSALKLYWFPLDSSADTAPTTINTVNEATENQADIEDQHLSAQSHNIIDDGALISHFSVEGAAADEILGYDEDNELLDEDDEFGEDLDNNEDDIMDTSDDFEQFVTQTRVDEAKRSEKNRRAGGVKTQSAVVRDWKMFCRQALDKGEIQDDIVDCHHLLLYIRHSAERPKRTRKGLDIPGTYLGASQLKKLYFGALRIRKMQEALDPTLEKTRPAKSIHVWDCIKGRMNEALNRSRNGLIPGEDAPDIVANTFLASVTEEQMAKIGGGFLMHREYNSLWVELDEIFQVRSVINGHLAWAAQNASGNRGDDFRALKLAELQPYVFLHPNKETAVECVLGLQGEEKAAANRGLRTKVNPVYTVFIAHKDPTICPLGAFAFYHHFIHDVKKLTEELDVDWSINKSWRQVRVLHGKTSPTTPYHEQSLYNLYVKAFSQANFISKIKAHLPRHILGYSQEKMGVDGVHTSRLGWVRGETYFDTYAPAIPKEAVLGAHGYKTHEVYDPLWRRVHVPEAFLNLVCPIAEDIHAKIVGRANLSGAANYWAMCGAAIYQKYPESALFRLPALANPQVQHWMKTEYPTSLAHLQANAGSTVDLERIQNNLLRLSLEEMRALLATQAAELKEMRLLIQRRTDVLSPTKGFSNLSYQHSLNVSKVPQPVFTLAVPESPLANKSAGHSATKNSDDTGIYVLNAPNDSKQPGSPLRAFANGSPKVSSESRSRTQVDLVLPHVDAFSNPGGPQLFWPPVLGQKSVTWEQVFRLIKRPELLWDAWCPSKTLNKYTLNEQWTCYNSGEPVFNASGTQTGIKPPLQQVELHFQSAWRTKPAARKAWQRFREIPEFIHSESTLRGVSPQIVIEELEKSATGGNGRVKGLSAITDEIYAQRIAKAQASKDTIKEAESRISILSTALDHRESSGKIAMKLGVDISTLMSECVAALQGPTISGQFYGGALHILFMKMCEFIKYPLTLVFVYDGPGRPLIKRGTNVRVNQSPFWTNPSKDIIRAFGYHIHQAPGEAEAELAMLNRRGLIDGIITNDSDVFVFGAQTVYRTIPTKERHFEDEMIAYTYSHLLDLGLTSGGLVLFALVCGGDYDCAGLKGFGPSHAHALASCGFGDQLVKAFQTLSGVALQDFLNHWRTEIKHELLTNSHGHLHSRSPVLSERLTESFPDLDILDLYLNPLTSAPGQKFQPWILQEPSVPGLIDVSSTHLGWRSEDVLRKRFKAKVWEGIFLQMLYSPLILYDSSRKLFATPNTQALVLTCKLLKRKGCVQPNASELHARLLVSAQNFVTLMGFHSNQSNEVDQFRVWVPRSILPQELHTTVEGSQSVTRMKINPSRRRRPSSSSSTMEEQNNSIRHFEVIDLTDETEVSNIQSTSNVIDLTQD; from the exons ATGGATGGTACTTCTTTTGAGCCTGATCCCCTACTTTCTGAACACAATGATTTGCTTTATCCATCCCGGACCTTGGATGGCACAGTTGTCTCAACTCTTGAAGAGTACTCTGCAGCACT TGACACTATACGACGGAAAGAGCGTTTGAGGGAAGCATGCAGCAACCTCCATCTTTCAGTCCCTAAAAGTGCTAATTTAGAGCGCCTTCGTTCAGCTCTCAAATTATACTG GTTTCCGCTGGATAGCAGTGCCGATACTGCACCTACTACTATCAATACTGTGAATGAAGCCACCGAAAATCAAGCTGACATTGAAGATCAACATCTTTCCGCACAATCCCACAATATCATTGACGATGGAGCTCTTATTTCACACTTTTCGGTTGAAGGTGCAGCAGCTGATGAAATACTAGGATACGACGAGGACAATGAGTTacttgatgaggatgatgaatttGGAGAAGATCTCGACAACAATGAAGACGACATCATGGATACTAGCGATGACTTTGAACAATTTGTTACTCAGACACGGGTTGACGAGGCTAAAAGATCGGAGAAAAATCGACGAGCAGGTGGCGTAAAAACACAGTCGGCAGTTGTAAGAGACTGGAAG ATGTTTTGTCGCCAAGCATTGGACAAGGGTGAAATTCAAGATGACATAGTTGACTGTCATCATCTGCTCCTGTATATTCGACATTCAGCAGAGCGTCCAAAGCGTACTCGCAAGGGTCTTGATATTCCGGGTACTTATCTTGGTGCT TCCCAGTTGAAGAAACTCTACTTTGGTGCATTACGGATTCGAAAAATGCAAGAGGCCCTCGATCCAACACTTGAAAAAACTCGGCCCGCTAAGTCTATTCACGTTTGGGACTGTATAAAAGGAAGGATGAATGAAGCCTTAAATCGTAGTCGAAA TGGCTTAATTCCAGGAGAGGATGCTCCTGATATTGTTGCCAACACGTTTCTGGCAAGTGTAACCGAAGAGCAAATGGCCAAAATAGGTGGAGGGTTTTTGATGCATCGGGAAT ACAATTCACTTTGGGTTGAGCTTGATGAGATCTTCCAAGTGCGATCTGTCATTAATGGACATCTTGCATGGGCAGCCCAAAATGCTTCTGGGAATCGAGGAGACGACTTTCGTGCACTCAAACTTGCGGAACTACAACCATATGTTTTTCTTCACCCCAATAAAGAAACTGCAGTTGAATGTGTCCTGGGACTTCAAGGCGAAGAGAAAGCTGCTGCTAACCGTGGATTGCGTACAAAAGTTAATCCGGTTTACACAGTATTTATTGCACATAAAGATCCAACAATATGCCCGCTTGGTGCCTTTGCGTTTTATCATCATTTCATCCATGATGTAAAGAAGCTTACCGAAGAACTTGATGTTGATTGGTCAATCAACAAAAGTTGGAGACAAGTCCGTGTTTTGCATGGCAAGACTTCTCCAACAACCCCTTACCACGAACAGAGTTTGTATAACCTTTACGTCAAGGCCTTCTCACAGGCCAattttatttcaaaaatCAAGGCTCACCTTCCTCGCCATATTCTTGGTTATAGCCAAGAGAAGATGGG CGTCGATGGGGTACACACATCAAGATTGGGATGGGTTCGTGGTGAAACATACTTTGATACATACGCTCCAGCAATTCCAAAAGAG GCCGTTCTCGGTGCTCATGGATACAAAACACATGAAGTATATGACCCTCTGTGGCGACGTGTCCATGTTCCAGAGGCATTTTTAAACTTGGTATGCCCTATCGCCGAGGATATTCATGCCAAAATTGTGGGAAGAGCCAATTTGTCGGGTGCAGCCAATTATTGGGCAATG TGTGGTGCTGCAATTTACCAGAAGTATCCTGAATCCGCATTATTTCGGCTTCCAGCTTTAGCAAATCCCCAGGTCCAACACTGGATGAAAACCGAGTATCCAACAAGCCTTGCTCACTTACAAGCTAACGCAGGAAGTACAGTGGATTTGGAACGTATACAAAACAACCTTCTTCGCCTATCTCTTGAAGAAATGAGGGCGCTTTTAGCAACCCAGGCAGCAGAATTGAAGGAAATGCGTCTTTTAATTCAGCGCCGTACTGATGTTCTTTCTCCAACCAAGGGATTCTCAAATTTGTCATATCAACATAGTTTAAACGTCTCCAAAG TCCCGCAACCTGTATTTACGCTAGCTGTGCCAGAGAGTCCACTGGCTAACAAATCTGCCGGTCATAGTGCTACTAAAAATAGCGATGATACGGGAATTTATGTTTTGAATGCTCCAAATGATAGCAAACAACCGGGAAGCCCACTTCGCGCCTTTGCAAATGGATCACCAAAGGTTTCTTCTGAATCCCGTTCGCGGACACAAGTTGATCTTGTATTGCCCCATGTTGACGCTTTCTCAAACCCTG GTGGACCACAACTGTTTTGGCCGCCTGTTCTTGGTCAGAAATCAGTGACGTGGGAGCAAGTCTTTAGACTTATCAAGCGACCCGAACTGTTATGGGATGCATGGTGTCCATCAAAGACCCTTAACAAATATACACTCAATGAACAGTGGACATGTTACAATTCTGGCGAGCCGGTTTTTAATGCTTCGGGTACTCAGACAGGTATCAAGCCTCCACTTCAGCAAGTTGAGCTGCACTTTCAGTCAGCATGGCGAACTAAACCAGCA GCACGTAAGGCGTGGCAGCGCTTTCGCGAAATTCCGGAGTTTATTCATTCCGAGTCTACTTTACGTGGTGTATCCCCACAAATTGTAATCGAAGAGCTTGAAAAATCTGCTACAGGGGGCAATGGCAGAGTGAAGGGACTCTCAGCAATCACTGATGAAATCTATGCACAACGCATAGCAAAGGCGCAAGCATCAAAAGAT ACAATCAAAGAAGCGGAAAGCAGGATCTCAATTCTCTCTACTGCTCTTGACCATCGAGAGAGTTCCGGAAAAATTGCGATGAAGCTTGGGGTTGATATAAG CACACTTATGAGCGAGTGTGTTGCAGCACTACAGGGACCAACAATCAGTGGCCAATTCTATGGCGGTGCACTGCACATTCTATTCATGAAAATGTGTGAATTCATCAAATATCCCTTGACTCTAGTATTTGTTTATGATGGCCCTGGTCGACCTCTCATAAAACGCGGGACTAATGTTCGTGTAAACCAAAGCCCATTTTGGACCAATCCAtctaaagatatcattcggGCATTCGGATATCACATACACCAG GCGCCCGGAGAGGCTGAAGCGGAATTAGCTATGCTAAACCGTAGAGGATTGATTGATGGAATCATCACTAACGATAGTGATGTTTTTGTCTTTGGCGCACAAACAGTATACCGCAC CATTCCAACCAAGGAAAGACATTTTGAAGATGAAATGATTGCCTACACGTACTCGCATCTTTTGGATTTAGGATTAACATCCGGTGGACTTGTTTTATTTGCCCTAGTCTGTGGTGGCGATTACGATTGCGCGGGTCTCAAAGGATTTGGGCCGTCCCATGCACATGCTCTTGCATCGTGcggatttggggatcagcTTGTCAAAGCATTCCAGACGTTAAGCGGTGTTGCTCTTCAGGATTTTCTCAACCACTGGCGCACAGAAATCAAGCATGAATTATTGACAAATTCCCATGGCCATCTACATAGCCGTTCACCTGTCCTGTCCGAACGTCTCACAGAATCTTTCCCCGACCTTGACATTCTTGATCTTTACTTGAATCCACTAACTTCTGCCCCAGGTCAAAAATTTCAACCGTGGATTTTACAAGAGCCATCAGTTCCCGGCCTAATTGATGTTTCGTCGACACACTTGGGATGGCGATCCGAGGATGTACTCAGGAAAAGGTTCAAAGCCAAGGTTTGGGAGggtatttttcttcaaatgcTTTATTCT CCCCTCATATTATACGACTCTTCCCGGAAACTTTTCGCTACGCCAAATACCCAAGCTTTGGTTCTGACCTGTAAATTGCTCAAGCGCAAAGGCTGTGTACAACCCAACGCTTCAGAGTTACATGCCCGATTGCTTGTGTCGGCTCAGAACTTCGTCACATTGATGGGTTTCCACTCAAACCAATCCAATGAGGTTGACCAATTTCGAGTCTGGGTTCCTCGGAGTATTTTGCCCCAGGAGTTACATACTACAGTCGAAG GTTCTCAATCCGTAACAAGAATGAAGATAAATCCCAGTCGAAGGCGCAgacccagcagcagcagctccacGATGGAAGAACAAAACAATTCCATTCGGCATTTTGAGGTCATTGATTTGACTGACGAGACCGAGGTCTCGAACATTCAATCTACATCCAATGTTATTGATCTGACTCAGGATTAA